The nucleotide sequence ATTCGTAATTCGTAACTTTCCTGACTAGAATAGCAACCTGTAAAGGAGGCTGATATTCCTCCCCGGGTTGGGCGCCAGCTCCTTGATGCGGCTGGTGGCTTCGCGGTAGAGCTCGTCGGTGAGGTTTTCGGCGCGCAGGACGAGGCTATGAATGAGGCCGCCGGAGGTGCGGGTGTAGCCGAGGCTCAGGTCGACGAGGGTGTAGGCCTCGGTGGCGAGCTCGTGCTCGGGCACCGACGACTGCGGGAAGGCGTGCAGCACGCCGGTGGAGATGCTGAAGGTTCCGTCGTCCCAGCGAAGATCGCCCCCCAGGCGGGTCGTCGGCATGTAAGGCAGGGGCTCGCCTCCTGCGAACCGCCCGCGCACGCGGTCGCCGCGCGCACCCACCACGAACCTCCTCCCCAGCAGCACCTCGACCTTGCCCTCCGCACCGATCAGTGTCGCGTCGGACTGCATGAAGCGGTTGAGCGGCACGACGAAGCTGCCAGCGGCGTCGGTCAGGACGGTGTCCCCGACAATCCGCGGGGCGATGTAGTCGTCGATGTGGTTGTAGTAAACGGACGCGAGCGCGGTCACGCGCGCGGTCTGAGCTCGCAGCACGGTCTCGAACCCCAGGCTGACCTCCGGCTCCAGATCCGGGTTGCCGACGTCGTAGCTGCCGGTCGCGGCGTGCAGTGCATTGGAGAAGAGCTCCTCCACGGAGGGCGCGCGGAAGGCTCGCGACACACTGGCCGCCACCGAAAGGCCTTCGGGGAGCGGGAGGTTCACGCCGATGGACCCGGAGAGGGCGCGAAAGCGACGCTCTCGTGTCGGGCCGAACCGGTCCTGGGAAGCCTCGGTGGCGATGTCGTACTGGTCGAAGCGGCCACCGAGCTGCAGGTGCGGTACGTGCTCCGTGTCGTGCTCGCCCGGGACGAGAGGCGTCTCCTGGTAGACGAAGAGGCCGAAGCTGGTGCTGCGCGCGAACGGCGTGAGCGCCTCCTCCCCGGTCGGCTCGTACTGCTTCCACAGACCCGAGATCCCCACCGTGCCGCGCGCCCGGCCGAAGTCGGTGCCCGCCCGCAGATCCACCGTCTGGGTGCGCAGGCGGAAGGTCGTGCCCACGGACCCATCCGGCTCCAGCTCGTCATGCTCGTACCACTGTCCGCTCGCGGCCGCGCTCAGGTCGCGTAGGGTGGTGCCGGGAGGATCCCAGTTCCCGCGCAGCTCCACGCTGTAGCGCTGGCCATCCAGCTCCACGCCCAGGTGCTCTTCGCCGTTCTCTTCGCCGCCCTCCTCCTCGTCTCCATGCGCATGTTCATCATGGGCATGCCCGAACGGGACCCCATAGGCGAAGGTGTGTAGGTCGAGTGTAGCCCCGGCGCTGATTCGGCCGCTCGCGTAGCCCAGACCCAGGCCGCCCCCGGCGTTCTCGAGCGAGGTGCCGTCGAGCACCTCTCCGCCGCCAACCCGCACATCACCCATGCGCCGGTAGGCGCCGCGTGCGGAAAGCGCCAGGACGTCGGAGAGCGGGAGGACCGCCTGGCCGCTGGCGGCGCCACCGGGGGTGACGGAGACGGCCTGGGTCGCGAGGAAGCCCTCTGCGCGCGTCGGAACATTGGTGGGAATGTCGTTGCTGATGACGTTCACCACCCCTCCGATCGCACCGCTGCCGTAGAGGAGCGAGGCCGGACCACGCACCACTTCGATGCGGGACGCGGACAGAGGATCAATCGAGAGTGCATGGTCGGGGGCGCTCCCGGAGAGATCGCCCGTCCTCTGGCCGTTCTCCAGCATCACCACCCGCTCGTCGGTAAGGCCACGGATCACCGGGGTGGAAGTGGCCGGTCCGGCGTAGCGCGAGGCGAGCCCCGGCTCCCGGTCGAGCATTCCCGCCACGGTCGAGGCAGCCTGACGATCGAACTCCCGACCACCGAGTTGGGTGGTCGACTGCGTGACCGTCAACGGATCGGAGGCGCCGGGTGTGGCGGTCACGACGACTCCCTCCAATGTGAGCGGAGAGGGGACGAGGCGGATCTCCACCAAGATCTCCTCCCCCGTGGCCGGGACGCTTACCTCCGCGTGGCCGGGAGCGTAGCCGAGAAGCGAAACGTCGAGGTGATAGCGGCCGGCCGGGACGGCGCGGATGACGAAGGTTCCGTCCGCGTCAGTCGTGGCAGCGCGACCACCAGGCGTGAGGGTCACCCGCGCATTCGCCAGTGGTGCGCCCGCGGAGTCCGTGACGATGCCGCGGATGGGCCCCGTCGAAAGATCGCTGGCGGCGTTGCCGACGCCCGCGTATCCGGTAAGCAGCACCGTGCTCACCAGGATGGTCATGAACCGGTACATCGATCTCCTGTGCGTTTCCGTACGAGCACGCGGCCGGCCGCGCATGGCAGCGCACCGGCGAAGCAATCGCTAGCTCACCCGGCCTGTGCGGCCGGTGCATCAGGAGAGGAGCGGTGGGCCTCGCGGAAGCGTGGGGACCAGATCGCGTGAATGCGAGCTGGCGGAGGGGGCGGGAGGAACAGGCGGCGTGGGGTCTGGCGCGACGGCAGGTTGAACGTCTGCCGAAAGCAGCAGCGGGGCGCGCAGGAACTGGCAGAGCGCGCAGTGGTCAGGGTGCGCCCGTGTCTGGCAGTCGTGATCCTGCGATTCCACGTGCCAGCCAGAGGTGGCCGCCTCGACCTCGAGGTGCGCGTCGTAAAGCACTCCCACGCTCGGCAAGGCGAGCTGGAGTAGAAGCACGAGCAGACGCAGGCTGCGCAGCAGCGGAAGGCGGACACTCATGGCCGGGAACTTAGGCAGAACGCGAGCAAAGAGGCAATTCCCCGTCGCACCGGCGAGCTACCGCGAGGTGCTTGACGCCCCCGGTGAGCGCGGCTACCTTTGGCGCTGGTCGGGCGCACCGGGAAGCTCGCTTGTCGAGCCAACAAGGTTGGAGCCGGGCCGACCTTTTGCAGCGGACGTCATGCCTCGCTCTCGTTGAGGAAGGCGGATGCCGCAGAGGGGGCACCGACGAGTGATGAGTCGACGGCTCCCGCAGTGATCTTCCCGATGCGTTCCGGCCGGGCCGGCCTCGCAAGCGAGGCTGGCCCTTTCTTGCTTGCATGGAGAGCGCACGATGCCCAGGGTCCGCGTGACGCGCCGCGTCCACTTCTCGGCGGCGCACCGGCTGCACAACCCCGAGTTCAGCGAAGAACGGAACCGCGAGATCTTCGGCCTGTGCAACAACCCCAACTGGCACGGCCACAACTACGAGCTCGAGATCACGGTCGAGGGAGAGATCGACCCTGAGACCGGATACGTGATCGACCTGAAGCGGCTGCGCGACCTGGTCGAACGAGTCGTGCTGGAGGACGTCGACCATCGCAACCTGAACCTGGATGTGCCGTGGATGCAGGGGGTTAATCCCACCACCGAGAACCTGGTGGTGGCGATCTGGCGAAAGCTCGAGCCAGAGATCCGCGAGGGTCGGCTGGTGCGCCTGGTGCTCTGGGAAACGCCGCGGAATCGCGTGGAATACACGGGAGAATGACATGGTCGTAGTGCGGGCGGATCGAGGCGCGGAAGCCGACGGTACCATTCCAGAGGAAGACCTGCTGAGCGAAGAAGGGCGCGAGCTGGTCCGGATCGTCCGCCGTCAGCTCGAGTTGCTGGGGGAGGATCCCGATCGGGAGGGCCTTCTGCGTACCCCCGCGCGGGTGGCGAAGAGCCTGCGCTGGCTCACCCGCGGGCACCGGATGTCCGTGGAGGAGGCGATCGGCGATGCGATCTTCGACGAGGACCATCACAACATGGTCCTGGTGAAAGACATCGAGATGTATTCGCTGTGCGAGCACCACATGCTGCCGTTCTTCGGCAAGGTGCACATCGGGTACATCCCCAACGGTCGCATCGTGGGTCTCTCCAAGCTGCCGCGGGTGGTGGAGGTGTTCGCGCGGCGGCTGCAGGTGCAGGAGCGTATGACGGAGCAGATCGCCGGCGCGCTCATGGACGTGCTGCAGCCGCAGGGGGTCGGAGTCGTCGTTGAAGCGGCGCACCTGTGCATGATGATGCGCGGGGTGGAGAAGCAGAACTCGAAGACGATCACCTCCGCGATGAAGGGCATCTTCCTCGAGGACCTGAAGACCCGCGAAGAGTTCCTGCGGCTCTCCATGACCCACGCGGTGCTGGGCTGAGCATGGCCGCCGGCGGGGAAAGCCTGCAGGGGCGCTCGGCCCTGGTGACCGGGGCGACCCGGGGAATCGGCCTGGCCGTGAGCCGGCGCCTGGTCGAGGCGGGGGCGCGGGTGGTGATGGTGGCGCGAACGGAAGGCGAGGTGACGAGGATGGCGGCCGACCTCGGCGGGTTGCCGGTGCCGGGCGACGTTTCCACCGCGGCGGGTGCCCAGGACGTCCGCCGCCGCGCGGAGGTGATGCTGGGCGGCGTACCCGACATTCTGGTGAACTCCGCCGGCAGCTTCCTGCTCGCCCCCATCGCCGAGACCGACCCCGAGGCGTTCCTACGCCAGTTGGAGGTGAACCTGGCGGCTCCCTTCTACCTGATCCGCGCGCTGCTTCCCAGCTTTCTCGAGCGGCGATCGGGGCACGTGGTGAACATCGGCTCGGTGGCGGGGCGGGTAGCACTGCCCGGCAATGGCGCCTACGGGGCCTCCAAGTTCGGCCTCCGCGGCCTGCATGAGGTGCTCGCCGAGGAGGTCCGCGGGACCGGCGTCCGCGCGACGCTGGTGGAGCCCGGCGCGACGGACACTCCGCTCTGGGATCCGATCGATCCCGACCGTCGCGACGACCTTCCCTCCCGCTCGATGATGCTGGAATCCGACGACGTCGCCAGGGCGGTGCTGTATGCGGTGACGCAGCCGGAGGAGGTGGAGGTCACCCTGGTGGCGATCCGGAGCGCTCGCTGACGAGGCGCATGTACATAATCAACGTCAGATCGCATTACGATTCCGCGCATTTCCTGCGCGATTACCACGGCAAGTGCGAGCGGCTGCACGGGCACCGCTACGAGGTGGAGGCGGCACTGGCCTTTGACGACGTCGGCGCGGGCGGTATGGCCTACGATTTCTCGGCGGCGAAGCAGGTGCTGCGCGAGATCACCGGCGAGCTGGATCATCAGAATCTCAACGAGCTACCTCCCTTCCGTGACCGCGAGACGAGCGCCGAGAACCAGGCTCGCTACATCTACGAGCAGCTGCGCGAGCGACTGGTGGACGCCGGCGAGAACGTGCTGTACGTGCGGGTGTGGGAGACGCCGAACCAGTGGGCGCTGTACTCCGAGCGGACCCTCTTCATCTAGGGCCGCGGCCGCATGCACATCGTCCTGACCGACGTCCTCGCCTGCCCGCGGTGCGGGCCCGAGTTCGGCCTGGTCATTCTCGCCGATCGGATCGAGGATCGCCGGGTGATCGAGGGCTGGCTCGGGTGCGCGAACTGCCGGGAGCAGTACCCCGTGCGCGGTGGGGTCGCGGATCTGCGGTGGGGCTTCGAGCCCGAGGGTACCGATTCCTCATGCGTCGAAGAGGCCGAAGAGCAGGTTGCGGGCGGCATTGCTGAGGGGGGGGATTTCGCGGAGGGGCGGGATCCGGAGAAACCGCTGCGGATGGCGGCGCTTCTCGGGCTGACGGCTCCGTCGCCGCCGGTCGCGGTGGTCTCGGATGACCCGGCGCTGGTGAAGGAGATCCAGGAGCTTCTACCCGACTCAGCAGTGGTCGGCGTGAGCCGCGAGGTCCCCGACAACGTGGAGGCGGTTCGGACGGGCTGGCTCCTGGCGGGGGCCCGACTGCCGTTCCGCAGCCGCTCCCTCGCGGGCGTGGTCCTCACCGCCGGGGCCACCTCTGAGCGGGTCTCGGAAGCCCTGCGCTGCCTCGTTCGCGAAGCCCGTCTGGTGATCGAACCGGCGCCTGGCGGGGCGGCCGAGATGATCCGCCGCGAGGGGGCTCGACTCCTGCTCGAGCAGGACCGGGTGGCGGTTGCGTCGGACCCCCGGGCCGGGTAACTTCTGTCCCACATCGCGCCACGCGATGGGGCCAGGCGGCCAGGCGGGCGGCGCGTCTTCGGGCCGTGGGCCCCCGCACCTTCCATGCACTGCCGCGAAGGCCCTATGTCCTGGTGGCGAAAGCTGATCTCCGGCGACTCGGATAGCGGTTCTGAGGAAACGGACTACTACACTGAAGGGACGGATCTACTCCGCCAGGAGAAGTACCACGAAGCTCTGACATCCTTCCGCCTCGCGTTGCGCGAGGCCCCCAGCGATACGGACGTACTCCAGCAAATCGCCGTAACGTACACACACATCGGCATGACCGATGAGGCGATGCGGACCTACCGCCGGGTGCTGGAGTTGAAGCCGCACGCCTCCGGAGCCCACTACGGGCTCGCCTTCCTGCTGCTGCAGCGAGGGAACGTCGATGACGCGGTGGCGCACCTCCGGGCGTTCCTCGCCCATCCGCCCAGAATTCCGGAAGCCGCGCGACACATCGCGCACGCGCGCGCCAAGCTCGCGGAGCTGACCGGGGAGGCGGAGGACGAGATCGTTCCCGAAGTCCCACCCGAGAATGGATGAAAGCTCGCAGCCGATAGCGCTGGTCCTGACTACTCTGGCCAACGAGGAGCAGGCCAGAGACCTTTCCCTGCGACTTCTCGCCGAGCGGCTGATCGCCTGCGGAAACATCGTCCCGGGTGTTACCTCCCTCTATCGCTGGGAGGGGCGGCTCGAGCAGGCGGGTGAGGTGCTGCTCGTCATGAAGACGAGAGCGGAGCTGGTGGAACGGCTTCGTGACCGGGTGAACGAGCTTCACCCGTACGAAGTGCCGGAAGTCGTGGCCCTCGAGGCGAGCGACGTGGCCCCGGCCTATGCGCGCTGGGTTCGGCACGAGACTATCGAGGTGAAAGGATGATGGATCGCAGTAAGCGTGGTTCGAAGCCGCAGCACGGGAAGGAGGGGGAGAGCGTGGAGGCCGGGCTGGAGACGACACCCGCGCCGGCGGCAGGTGTCACATCCGCCGTTCCGGCCGCCGAGGCAGCGCCGCCCCGTGCCACCTCCCGGGCGGAGGAGCTGCTGGCGCGCGGTGACTATGTCGGCGCCATCGAGCAATACAACGCGGTCCTGGGCTCCAACCCTGAGGACGTGGAGGCGCTGCTCGGGCTGGGCACCGCTTATCTGGCACAGGGGCAGTACGATCCCGCTGAGCGGGAGCTTCGCCGTGCGCTGCGAGTCGCCCCGAACCGGGTGGACGTCCACTATCAGCTCGGCCTCACCCTCTTCCGCCGCGGCAACTACGCGGCCGCCGCCGGGCAGCTCCGGCGGGTGGTGGAGCTCGACCCGGACCATGCCTCGGCACACATCTTCCTGGGCGAGGCGCTCAACCACACCGGCGACGGGGAGGCCGCGATCGAGGCCCTGGAGACCGCGATCCGGCTTCAGCCTGAGAGCGGCAAGGCATTCTACGCCCTGGGGATCGCATACGACCGGAAGGGTCAGCCGGAGCGCGCGGCCGAGATGTACCGACGCTCGCGCGAGGTCGGAGGCCGCTGATTCACAGCACCCGTTGCGTGGCTTCCATTGCCCGCCCCCGTGCCGGTGAGGTCCGGGGGCGGCTCATTTGTGGGGCGGAGCCGGTAGCATCTCCTTCTGGATGCTGGTAGCGCCCGGTAAGCTCGTCGGACATCTCCTCTTCTTTTTTGAACATCTGCAGCGATGGCCGCACTGCCCGATCCCAGGGAAGATCTCGCGCTGGCAGTCGACGCCGTGCGGACGGCGGGGGCGGAAGTGCGCGCGCGGTTCGGCATCCGCGGAGAGGTTCGCTTCAAGAGCGCCGACCAGCCGGTCACCGAGGCCGACCTGGTGGCGAACGAGGTGCTGCGCACGCGCCTGCTGGCTGCGCGGCCCGACTACGGGTGGCTCTCCGAGGAAACCGCGGATTCGGTCGATCGGCTGCAGCGCAGGCGGGTGTGGGTGGTGGACCCGATCGACGGGACGAACTCGTTCGTGGCGGGCATTCCCGAATTCGTGGTGAGTGTCGGCCTGGTGGAGGACGGGGTCGCCATCGTGGCGGCGGTGTACAACCCGGTTACGGACGAGCTCTACGAGGCCCGAAGGGGGGAGGGAGCGCGCCGGTCGGGCGTGCCCATCCACGTGGCGCCGCCGCCAGACGATGGCGAGAAGCCCGTACTGCTCGCTTCCCGCTGGGAGGTCCGGGCCGGGCGCCTGGCCGAATATGCGGAGGGCTGGCAACTGAAGGAGATGGGAAGCACCGCCTACCGCATGTTGAAGGTGGCCGACGGATCGGCGCACGCCTTCGTGAGCCCGGCGTACAAACACGAATGGGACGTGTGTGGCGCCGCCCTGGTGGTGGAGGAGGCTGGCGGATGCGTGACCCGCGGGGACGGGAGCTCGTTGCGCTATAACCTCCCCAACCCACGGTTCGCAGGGATCAGGGTCTGGAATCCCCTGGTGGAGCTGGGGCCGCCCTGACGACTCGCGCCCGCGGACGAGCAACCATGTGGGGAGTCCTGATCATTGCTGGAGGCGTCCTGGCCTTCGGGCTCGGTATCTACATCGGCCTCGGCGCGCCGGGCTGGCCGGTGCCGCCGGAGGCACGTCCGCGTCGGCTCGAGAAGCGCGCGCTGAACCCTCTCGCCCGGGGACGGATCACGGGGCGGGAGCGCCTTTCCCCTCGCCACTTCGACGAAGGAAGGCGCCGCCCGCGCTGAGCGATGCCGCGTTGCCGGTCTTCCTCGCCACGGCTATATTTGCGCACGACCGGAGCCGATCCGAACCACCGCCGAGAGACCGGAGGCGCCCGATGGCAGGGCACAGTAAATGGAAGCAGATCAAGCGGAAAAAGGCAGTCACTGATCAGAAGCGGGCGTCCCAGTGGACGAAGATCATCCGCGAGATCACAGTGGCGGCCAAGCTCGGCGGGGGCGATCCCGACGGCAATCCGCGGCTCCGGCTGGCGATCGAGAACGCCAGATCGGCCAACATGCCGAACGATAACATCGATCGGGCGATCAAGAAGGGCACCGGCGAGCTCGAGGGGGTGGAGTACCAGGAGGTCTCCTACGAGGCTTACGGTCCGGGCGGCATCGCCATCTACATCGAGGCCCTGACCGACAACCTGAACCGCACCGTTGCCGACATCCGCCACGTTCTCTCCAAGAACGGCGGGAACCTCGGGCAGAGCGGATCGGTGGCCTGGATGTTCGACCTCAAGGGGCAGATCGAGATCGGCAGTCGCTACGACGAGGCTCAGCTGCTCGAGGCGGCGCTCGAGGCCGGCGCGGAGGACATGGAGACGGACGAGGACGGGTATACCGTTTACACCGACCCGAGCCATTTCAACGCGGTGCAGGAGGGGCTCCGCGCCGCGGGAATCGAGTGGGAGAGCGCCGAACTCGCGATGGTCCCCAAGACGCTGGTTGCGGTGGAAGGGGATGAGGCCTCCAAGCTCCTCCGTCTCCTCGAAGCCCTCGAGGATCTCGATGACGTCCAGAAGGTGTGGACGAACGCTGACATCGACGAGTCGCTGGTCGAGGCGTGATCCGACCGCTGGCCGCGAGACCTCGCGGCTTCGTTCCGCCCGAAACGGCATGAAGGCTTGATCGTCCTCGGCATCGATCCCGGAACGGCCGTCACCGGATACGGGGTGGTCACCCGTGCCGGCGACGGCCTTCTGTCACTGCGGGAGTGCGGAGTGATCCGCACCTCCGGCCGTGCGCCTCTCCCCGAGCGCCTGCGGGAGATCTTCGAGGGGGTGTCCGAGCTCCTCGACCGTCATTCCCCGGATACGGTCGCGGTCGAGGGGGTGTTCTATGGCAAGAACGTGCGGACGGCGGTGGTGCTGGGGCACGCTCGGGGCGCCGTCCTGGTCGCGGCATCGATGCACGACGTACGGGTGGCGGAATATCCTCCGTCGGAGGTGAAGAACGCGGTGGTGGGGGCGGGTCGGGCCACCAAGGATCAGGTGAGCTTCATGGTGCAGCGGCTCCTGCGGTTGCGGGAGCCGCCCCGGCCGGACGACGCCGCGGACGGCGTCGCGGTGGCGCTCTGTCACCATTTCCGGGGTAGCGCCCCGGGGGCGGACAGGTCGCCCCTGTATCTCTCGCCGGGCAGCCTCCAAGCCCGCCGTCGGGCGCCATGATCGCCCGCATTCGGGGGACCCTGCTCGTCCGGGAATTCGATCGCGTGGAGGTGATGACCCCTGGTGGGGTCGCCTACGAGATCGCCATTCCCCGGAGTGCATACGAGAAGCTTCCCTCGGTGGGCGGCGAGATCGAGCTGCGCACGGTGCAGGTGGTCCGGGAGGATGCGGTGCTGCTCTTCGGGTTCACCGACGAGTCGGACCGGGTGGTGTTCACCCGCCTGCTCACCGCCTCGGGAGTCGGCCCACGGCTCGCGTTGGCGATGCTGTCGGCGCTGTCCGCGCCGCGGCTCGTGCGGGCGATCCGCGAGCGAGACATCAACGCACTTACCACCGTGCCGGGAGTCGGGAAGAAGACGGCGGAACGGCTCTCGCTCGACCTCGCGAGTCGCCTGGATGACATCGCCGTGGCCGCCCCCGCCGCGCGCGGGCCGGCCGTGGAGGAGGCGCTCCGGGCGCTGACCGTGCTCGGATTCGCCCCGGGAGATGCCGATCGCGCCCTGCGCGAGGCGCTCGAGGAGGGCGAACCGGGTGACACGCAGGACCTCATCCGGGCGGCGCTGCTGCGCCTGCGCTGAGGGCTGACGAACCCGCTGCCGTGCGCGGTGTACAGCCGGTCGTCCGAACAAATGCCGTAACTCCGGCACGCTCCGCATGTCGAAATCGACCCGGCCAGAGATCACCACTCCCGAGGCACTCTCCGACGATCAGGGGAGCGAGCTGAGCCTGAGGCCCCAGCGGCTGCAGGAGTTCATTGGCCAGCCGAAGGTGAAGGAGGCGCTGCGCATTGCCATCGAAGCGGCGCTGCAGCGACGTGAGCCTCTCGACCACATGCTGCTGTACGGTCCGCCGGGTCTGGGAAAAACGACCCTGGCGATGCTGCTGGCGCGTGAGATGGGGGTGAACATCAAGGTCACCTCCGGGCCCGTGCTGGAGAAGCCGGGGGACCTCGTCCGGGAGCTCACCAGCCTGCGCGCGGGAGACATCCTCTTTATCGACGAGATCCATCGCTTACGGCCGATCATCGAGGAGTTTCTCTACCCGGCGATGGAGGACTACCGCATCGACGTGCGCCTGTCGGATGGGCCCAATGCGCAGATGATCTCCATGCCGGTCGAGCCCTTTACCCTGATCGGCGCCACCACCCGCTTCGGGCTTCTCACCCCGCCCATGCGCGCCCGCTTCGGGATCGTGCAGCGGCTCGACTACTATCCCGTGGAGCATCTCGCATTCATCGTGCGGCGCTCGAGCGAGATCCTGGGGGTGGAGGCGACCGCGGAGGGAGCGGAGGAGATCGCCCGACGCTCGCGCGGCACGCCCCGTGTGGCCAACCGGCTGCTGAGGCGCGTGCGGGACTACGCGCAGGTCCGCGCTGACGGCGTGATCGACCGGGAGGCGGCCGATGCGGCGCTGCAGATGTTGAACGTGGACGAGTACGGGCTGGACGAGATGGACACGCGCGTGCTCAAAGCCTTGATCGAGAGCTTCAACGGGGGGCCGGTTGGGCTGGGTACACTCGCCGTGGCGATCGGTGAGGACGCCGGTACGCTGGAAGAGGTTTACGAGCCGTTCCTCATCCAGAACGGACTGCTGATGCGAACGCCCCGCGGGCGGATGGCCACTGCGCGCGCCTATCGCCGCTTCGGTTACACCCCGCCGGTCGACGCGCGGTCGGGAGACGGCGGGCAGGCGTCGTTCTTCGAAGCGTAAGCGGCCGGGGCGGAGCACACGTGGAAGAGGAGCGAGACTGGAAGACCGACGATTTCGACTATGAGCTGCCGGAAGAGCTCATCGCGCAGTCGCCGGCAGAGCGGCGCGACCAGAGCCGGCTGCTGGTAGTCGATCGGAAGTCCGGGACCTTTCAGCACCGCGTCTTCGCGGACCTGGTCGATCTCATCGCGCCCGGTGATGTCCTGGTTCTCAACGAGACGCGCGTCTTTCCGGCCCGGTTGAAGGGTCGGCGGAGTGGGGGAGGGGAGGCGGAGGCCCTGCTGCTTCACCCTGCCGCCGACGATCCGGACCTCTGGCTTGCGATGGTGCGTCCGGGCGCCAAGCTGCGGGCGGGCCGCACGGTGTTCGTCTCTGACGAGCTGGCGGTGGAGATCGTGACGCAGCTCGAGAGCGGCGAGCGTCTGGTGCGCTTCCTCACCGATCTCCCGCTGGAGGAGGCGCTGCAGCGTTACGGCGAGGTGCCACTCCCTCCCTACGTTCGCCGCCGCGCAACCGAGGAGGATCGCGAGAGGTACCAGACGGTTTACGCCCGCGAGCGCGGGTCGGTGGCGGCCCCCACGGCAGGGCTTCATTTCACTCCCGAGCTGCTAGATCGAATCGTCGCCCGCGGGGTAGAGATCGCACGGCTCGTACTGCACGTGGGACCGGGCACCTTCCGGCCGGTGGAGGCGGAACGGCCGGAGCAGCACCGGCTGCACAGCGAGTGGTATCGGGTGACGGAAGAGGCGGCCCGTACGATAAACGCCGCACGCGCCGCCGGCGGCGCCGTCTGGGCCGTGGGTACCACCTCCGTGCGCACCCTCGAGACCGTGGCCGATAAAGCGGGGGTAGTGCGGGCAGGTGAGGGGTGGACGGACATCTTCATCCGACCTCCGTACCGATTCCGTGCGGTCGATCGGCTGGTGACCAACTTCCACCTCCCGCGCTCCACCCTTCTGATGCTGGTGAGC is from Longimicrobiaceae bacterium and encodes:
- a CDS encoding 6-carboxytetrahydropterin synthase; this translates as MPRVRVTRRVHFSAAHRLHNPEFSEERNREIFGLCNNPNWHGHNYELEITVEGEIDPETGYVIDLKRLRDLVERVVLEDVDHRNLNLDVPWMQGVNPTTENLVVAIWRKLEPEIREGRLVRLVLWETPRNRVEYTGE
- a CDS encoding tetratricopeptide repeat protein; translation: MMDRSKRGSKPQHGKEGESVEAGLETTPAPAAGVTSAVPAAEAAPPRATSRAEELLARGDYVGAIEQYNAVLGSNPEDVEALLGLGTAYLAQGQYDPAERELRRALRVAPNRVDVHYQLGLTLFRRGNYAAAAGQLRRVVELDPDHASAHIFLGEALNHTGDGEAAIEALETAIRLQPESGKAFYALGIAYDRKGQPERAAEMYRRSREVGGR
- a CDS encoding tetratricopeptide repeat protein, with amino-acid sequence MSWWRKLISGDSDSGSEETDYYTEGTDLLRQEKYHEALTSFRLALREAPSDTDVLQQIAVTYTHIGMTDEAMRTYRRVLELKPHASGAHYGLAFLLLQRGNVDDAVAHLRAFLAHPPRIPEAARHIAHARAKLAELTGEAEDEIVPEVPPENG
- a CDS encoding YebC/PmpR family DNA-binding transcriptional regulator; its protein translation is MAGHSKWKQIKRKKAVTDQKRASQWTKIIREITVAAKLGGGDPDGNPRLRLAIENARSANMPNDNIDRAIKKGTGELEGVEYQEVSYEAYGPGGIAIYIEALTDNLNRTVADIRHVLSKNGGNLGQSGSVAWMFDLKGQIEIGSRYDEAQLLEAALEAGAEDMETDEDGYTVYTDPSHFNAVQEGLRAAGIEWESAELAMVPKTLVAVEGDEASKLLRLLEALEDLDDVQKVWTNADIDESLVEA
- a CDS encoding TonB-dependent receptor; translated protein: MYRFMTILVSTVLLTGYAGVGNAASDLSTGPIRGIVTDSAGAPLANARVTLTPGGRAATTDADGTFVIRAVPAGRYHLDVSLLGYAPGHAEVSVPATGEEILVEIRLVPSPLTLEGVVVTATPGASDPLTVTQSTTQLGGREFDRQAASTVAGMLDREPGLASRYAGPATSTPVIRGLTDERVVMLENGQRTGDLSGSAPDHALSIDPLSASRIEVVRGPASLLYGSGAIGGVVNVISNDIPTNVPTRAEGFLATQAVSVTPGGAASGQAVLPLSDVLALSARGAYRRMGDVRVGGGEVLDGTSLENAGGGLGLGYASGRISAGATLDLHTFAYGVPFGHAHDEHAHGDEEEGGEENGEEHLGVELDGQRYSVELRGNWDPPGTTLRDLSAAASGQWYEHDELEPDGSVGTTFRLRTQTVDLRAGTDFGRARGTVGISGLWKQYEPTGEEALTPFARSTSFGLFVYQETPLVPGEHDTEHVPHLQLGGRFDQYDIATEASQDRFGPTRERRFRALSGSIGVNLPLPEGLSVAASVSRAFRAPSVEELFSNALHAATGSYDVGNPDLEPEVSLGFETVLRAQTARVTALASVYYNHIDDYIAPRIVGDTVLTDAAGSFVVPLNRFMQSDATLIGAEGKVEVLLGRRFVVGARGDRVRGRFAGGEPLPYMPTTRLGGDLRWDDGTFSISTGVLHAFPQSSVPEHELATEAYTLVDLSLGYTRTSGGLIHSLVLRAENLTDELYREATSRIKELAPNPGRNISLLYRLLF
- the folE gene encoding GTP cyclohydrolase I FolE, with the protein product MVVVRADRGAEADGTIPEEDLLSEEGRELVRIVRRQLELLGEDPDREGLLRTPARVAKSLRWLTRGHRMSVEEAIGDAIFDEDHHNMVLVKDIEMYSLCEHHMLPFFGKVHIGYIPNGRIVGLSKLPRVVEVFARRLQVQERMTEQIAGALMDVLQPQGVGVVVEAAHLCMMMRGVEKQNSKTITSAMKGIFLEDLKTREEFLRLSMTHAVLG
- the cutA gene encoding divalent-cation tolerance protein CutA, with product MDESSQPIALVLTTLANEEQARDLSLRLLAERLIACGNIVPGVTSLYRWEGRLEQAGEVLLVMKTRAELVERLRDRVNELHPYEVPEVVALEASDVAPAYARWVRHETIEVKG
- a CDS encoding SDR family oxidoreductase — protein: MAAGGESLQGRSALVTGATRGIGLAVSRRLVEAGARVVMVARTEGEVTRMAADLGGLPVPGDVSTAAGAQDVRRRAEVMLGGVPDILVNSAGSFLLAPIAETDPEAFLRQLEVNLAAPFYLIRALLPSFLERRSGHVVNIGSVAGRVALPGNGAYGASKFGLRGLHEVLAEEVRGTGVRATLVEPGATDTPLWDPIDPDRRDDLPSRSMMLESDDVARAVLYAVTQPEEVEVTLVAIRSAR
- a CDS encoding 6-carboxytetrahydropterin synthase, producing the protein MYIINVRSHYDSAHFLRDYHGKCERLHGHRYEVEAALAFDDVGAGGMAYDFSAAKQVLREITGELDHQNLNELPPFRDRETSAENQARYIYEQLRERLVDAGENVLYVRVWETPNQWALYSERTLFI
- a CDS encoding 3'(2'),5'-bisphosphate nucleotidase CysQ, with amino-acid sequence MAALPDPREDLALAVDAVRTAGAEVRARFGIRGEVRFKSADQPVTEADLVANEVLRTRLLAARPDYGWLSEETADSVDRLQRRRVWVVDPIDGTNSFVAGIPEFVVSVGLVEDGVAIVAAVYNPVTDELYEARRGEGARRSGVPIHVAPPPDDGEKPVLLASRWEVRAGRLAEYAEGWQLKEMGSTAYRMLKVADGSAHAFVSPAYKHEWDVCGAALVVEEAGGCVTRGDGSSLRYNLPNPRFAGIRVWNPLVELGPP